The Dermacentor silvarum isolate Dsil-2018 chromosome 3, BIME_Dsil_1.4, whole genome shotgun sequence region ATTTAGAAACAATAGAGTGCTCCTCTCCGCTCTTTTCCGTTTTTTAAGCCATCGTGGCGTCGACAGAGTCATGGATGTGACGTGACCAGGGTAAAAGCTATCGATTGGTCCATATACGAGAGAAATCAGTCCCGTTCCGTTGGCCAGTGGTGCGCCGTCCACTAATTTCACTATGCGTGGCATTTTCTGCGCTGTAGTCTACATGACGGCAATTCGTCTGGTCAGACAACATGATCATTAATTAATGATCATTAAGTGGCGGTAACTAGCCAAGTCAACATGAAAAAGCAAACATACATTTCGGAAGGGTGACACCAAGGCAGACAGAGAAACGATCTGGCCTGCCTTAGTGTGACCAAGGAAACCGTATGGCCTCCGAAACatctatgtgtctttgttacgATAGCCATTATATAAACACTGCAGGCGAATTTTCGGCGTCGGCATCGGCATCATCGTGACggtctacacacacacacacacacaccacacacacacacacacacacacacacacacacacacacacacacacacacacacacacacacacacacacacacacacacacacacacaccacacacacacacacacacacacacacacaccacacacacacacacacacacacacacacacacacacacacacacgtatgtactcgtatatatatatatatatatatatatatatatacgagtacatacgtgtgtatatatatatatatatatatatatatatatatatatataattgtcaCCTATGTCGTATATGCTAAGTACGCTACAATACATGCTATACTATTCAACCTCCAACGATGCTGAAGATGTTATTGATTGAGTTATTTCTTAGAGCGTTTGAACATCGCAGTGCGCAAGTGAAATTAACGAAACGTTTCGTTAATGGAGTATGTCTTTTATCCGACATTTTCTAACTATTAGGAAGCGCAAAAAATATTATGGCTCACAACCTGAAAATGGCGGAATTTTACTGCGCTGCTGTCTACGGGCAGCGCAGTGGTGCCTGTGCGGTGCCATTACGCGCCCTACACGGCGTGTTCAAGCTTTTGggggtgccagaaattttggtGCCCCCGCGTATGTCACATCCGCGTATGGTTACACCCGCACATAGTTAGAAGAGTTGGAGCGCAAAGGTAAATCTTGCCATCTCAGTCAATGCTGcacccttcgggcgaaactgcctaTTGTGTCACCTTGatttggtcagtgaccgcaactTCATGTTTTGCATTGCGTGTGTGCAGGCCACAGCGTGTAGCCGAAAAGTACAAGTTCTGATAGGTGGTAATCGAAGGTgttctcaaagaaaaaaaaacgagagtaCCAATGTGACGTTTGGCTGTGACGTAATGCGTACGCGTCCTCTAGAGAAGTATGTAGCGAGAAAGAGAGATCGCCCGAGATGCGGCCAGCGAAGCCGAGAGAAACCACTCGCTCCTCTGCGTTAAGGGCACATTAATTGAAACATATGTGTTGAGCAGTGCTCTAATGAGAGCATTTTTGCGAATAACATGTATTTGAATGGGGAAATAGGAGCTGGCCTTGAGCGAAAGCTTTCTCTTAAGGTATATTCATGTAGTAAATACGCAGTGCTGAATGGTTTGAATAGCATCTTCACATCAAATAGCTGGCAGTTTTTCGTAGTTATGCTACGCTCACAATGTGATTGTTAGCAATCTTAATTAGCTGTTTTCCTGCAGGATCACTTGAGACTGCATGCGCTACACACCCAACATGCTTTCCTGGACGATCAAGAGTGGGAAGGGTGCCCTGCTATCGGCACTTTTTCTCCTCATGTGTGGTAAGCATGTCTTCACGTTAAGCATATCTAATAGGAACATGCGAGTTCTTTGTCCCGATAATATTTTAATCAGCACGAAACACTCGCCGAAAAGTGCTTCAGGATGAAGCCTACTTTCTTGACGGTTTAGGCCGCATACTCGGATCGCTGAAAGGCAGTTtataaatataattgcttttcgACAAGCAAACGGCTTCACAGCAAATGATTTTTGACGTGCCGGATTTGCGAAATATTCCGGAACCAGTTAACGTGCGTGATCAGATCTGTCGCCGGGCAAGGCCGGTACGCGAGCTCGCGTAGATGTGTGTGCTTCGTGATTATCGTGATTATCTCCACAACATTTTACGTCAACTGTAGGACCAAAGCCTCTCCCCTCAACCTCCACTCGTAGCCCTGTCTTTCATCAGCGGTCTCCATTCATGCCTGCAAGTTTCTTAATTTCACGAAACCACTTTAGTTCTAACTAtcatcctcgactgcgcgtcccttcccttggcaccaattctgtaactctaatatgCTACCGTTTATTGATGCCAAAGCGTCAAATGGTCCATTGAGCGAGAAATCCGGCGTCTGTATCCTGTAGCAGTGAACGGCATCTAAAATCGCAGTGCCATCGGTTGCGACGCGACGTCACGAGCGCGTGCGGCAGGCcctgcgtgaggggagagggcatcgccacgacgccacgtcaccctcgctctcggaagcctgtgttatccgcgcctTCTTTGTCCGCGTAAGCTCTCCGACACTTATAAACCcctatcggttgttatcaaccttatcggactcgatccgagGCTTATCAACCCTTATTGGTCGGTATCAGCCTTATCGCAATCAATCTGATGCTTATCAATCCTTACCTTTCggacatgatccgacccttatcaaatCTTATCGGtctttatcaaccttatcggacttgatccgagccttatcaacccttatcggtgctTTTTAACCTTTTCAGAATTGCTCCGACCATTACAAGCCTTcctcgctctttagcaccttatccatccgcgtcgaaccataatcaaccgtgatgagacccacATAACCCCTCATCAgtccttatcatccttatcaatTCATTGATGGCTTGTTTGCGTGTATTGCGCGACGTGAAGTGCACGAGTCCTCAGAGATCGGTTGCATTTCGatcggtgaaggaacgccccgatagaaggcgcatcccgcgaccaccgaaacgtATCGGTGATGTAGCGTTTGGCATTGAATTTTCGCAAAATCGGAATTTTCGTACGTCTACAATGCTCCTAGTCGTCTCTACATGTGGTCTGAGAGATGGATATTATTCCACTATCACCAAGTCTTTCAACAAAACGTTCATAGAAAGTGTTCCTTCATATTTGTTTCACAGATTTTACCAAATTTAAGCGTTTCACTGGACTGCGTAGCATGTGGACATTCGTTTTTCATGTGTGTCTAAATGTGTTATAACTAATTTTAGCATGACACTACTCATAATtctatgcaataaagaaaaaatattgcgtgtttgcccagtgggtaagacactcggcctCTGAGCGTGGGGTAGTTGATTCAAAACTCACCACCGCCATCGTTTTTCCTTTCAAATTTATTTTGCTTtctacattaatttctttatagctaTTAGTCTTATGGTACCAACAGATGGGCGGGTTTTATCGTTGGgcaggcatagaaatgcttacgcattcataaaaaaaaatgctggctctcccgtaatcgacagtagatgtaagcatgaaatggctaccggcaaagcagattggttggagatgatactagccacaaccTTCAAATAGGTATAGTGCATATTCGCAAGGACAAGAGTAAAATCGCCCATTAAATTTTTCTAGTGCAAAGAATATAAAAGCTAAAGCAATATGAATGCTGAGGTGAGCATAATTCCAACCACATCTCTTCAAGGCCACTATGTTGGAAAGCCTGCCAGAAAGTTTGGAGAGTTGTTCACCCGGAAAAGTTGAAATCGAAGACGACTAAAACAATCGAATTTAGAAGCAACGATTCTGTGACCAAGCACGTGAAAAAAAAGTGCTCTGCCAGCCACAACGGCTCGCGCCAAAGGGAACTGATAGTGTTTGGTATGCAAGTTGTGGAGGCTCTGGATGAATTCAGTGCACAAGCTGAAGCGAGTGCGCTCATGAAGCGTGCGTAGGGGCCCACATGGTCTATTACAAGTGCCTCATTTATAAGCAATGAAttgtgttattttattttttgggtTGTCTCATTTTGCTTACACCACCTGTCTCATTTTGCTAGACCCCGGGGCAAAATGAGCAGACATTTCAATTCTGAATGTAATTTTTATTTAATACTTATGACAACTTGCAGCACCATAATTTTTGCTGTCAAAGAGTCAAGGACCTTAGGAACAATCTGACTGCATTTTTTTCACAAGTGTCAATATAAACGAAATATCTGCATCAATTTGAAAAAGTTTAATTTTGCCCCGCCTTATCCTACTACAGGCAGTGGTGGCTCCACTACCGAATCCGGAAGTCTGTTGGGTAGCAGTGGAAGTGATACTGGCAGCGCCAACAACAGCAAAATATCCGTAGAGGTCGTACTTGGTGCAGGTGGAATTCCCGGCAACGGAGGGACCTCAGGTATCCCCGGCATCGGAGGCAGTGTACCAGGACTCGGAAGTATTGGAAGTGGTGGAGCAGGAAGCGTCCCAGGAAGTGGAGGCAGCGCCTCGGGATCAGGAATTCCTTCCGGTGGCGCCGGAAGCGTGCAGGGACTCGGTAGTGTACCAGGACTAGGAAGTATTGGAAGTGGTGGAGCAGGACCAGGAGCGATCCAACCGGGCGTCGGATCTGGCGGTCCCGGAAGTCCAACCGGCGGCCTGCCAGGTGGCGGAGCAGGCGGAGGTGTTCCAGGTGTTGGAATTCCGTCGGGATCCGGAACAGGAGTGGGCAGCGATGGAAGCGGAACCACAGATGCCCACCAGGTCAAAGTCGTCCTGACAGTTAAGGGTGATGACAGTAACAGTGGAGTAAGCGGGTGAATGGAGCTTGACGTGAGTGTGGCATGGTCTTAAATGCGTTTGAGTAGAGGATATAGATTGTTTGGAGGGAGTCGAAGGCCTTGACAGACACCATGTTGAAAAGATGCTGGCGTTCTTGTAGTCTTTTGTCACATTGGGCGAATAAAAATGAATATTTAGTAAACTTTTGCGTATTGACTTGGAAGATCACTTTTCAAGTGGACCTACTGCTATGGCTCAGCAATTACGGTCCCCCTCTCCTGTGCACTTTTTCACGaaccaggggccagattcacaacaGCCTTCTTACGCTGAAACTGTTCGTAAAatcaggtgtcagccaatcgtggtgttggacatatcattatcgaaggcggctggccatcggcaaggagcacttacgaacgaaaagcttcgtgaactCGGCCCAAGGTTGCGGTGGCCGCGTTCCGACATCGACAGTCGCCTAAACGCGATCACCTGAAAGCTCCTGGTGGTCGGGAAATGTGGAGATACGTTGCAAACAGCCACTTAGTCTGAAATTGCTTTCGTGCGACTGAACGATCTGGCAATGAATAAATCAAACCTGTTTTAACGGAGCAATTATTTCGGTGGTTAAAAAAATGGCAATAATATTTGGCAGCGCAATATCATCTGCGCATACTACTGCGAAAATAGAAGCTACGAAATGGATAAAAAGTGTCCGCTTGTTCTTTCGTTCGCTCGCAGCGAACGAAAGAACAAGTACTCGTACTACCTGTGCCGCTTTGCTGAGGCTCGTGACGTGTGATCGCTGAATTTCCCTAACATTGTTCGACCGCGTCTTCGCTGAATCGTAGCACGCTATGCAGTGAAGGCGTAAAGTATAAAGTCTGTGAGAACCGAGAACAGCAGTCATGAAGTAGAAAATGGTCTAGACGTCTCCTTGTATtttaaagcatgaaatgcttttagctctcattgtcggtgaccttcaagtgaccttgagccaaaagccagagccgttatccggacaCTCAAGTGAGAACAACCGCGCAtcattgcgagaacaaaacgagatcatccgggcaacctgtcaaaagttaagaaaatgcggtctctggcccccaatccTTTGTACAAGACTACATTACATACAATAGATACTtgccaaacaagttacaaaaagtattgcttccgatttctccccccccccccccctaatgctTCTTCAGAATATTAcggaagctgtaacttctagtacgctgaagttttatttctcatttccaatagcgacgttcaaaaggcagatcgATCACCAAAAGGCCATTGCTttcaatgcttcaccttcggGCGCAGCTGACAATTTATTGTCCTTCTTCAACTTATAGTTGTCATTTTGCTAGGACAACTGGGAATTTGGTCACATGAAAATGCCCTCACAGTTAATGCCGATAAATCTGAGGCAATTCTTTTTCGCCCCAAAAGTTAGGAGTGCAGTGAACTTGGTTCTTTATTTTATAATTCATAAAAAATGAATGCGTGAAATTGTCTAAATCACTCCGGGTAATATTCTCAGAAAACATCCAATAAAACGACGTCATGAACCATATAGCAATAAAATCTGCTAAAGCCAGGGGTATCATGCCACATTATAAAGCTGTATTGCCCTAGGAAACAAAAGTTGTTACTACAGGATGCTTTAGTCTGCTCGCATATGAATTACAGCACACCGGTATGGGGGGACGATTACTACACAAACTAACCTTCAAACACTAGCCGTTCTTGAAGACACTCGAAACACAAATAATTAGAGACCAAGCATGTGTGACCGTATTTACTCGTATACGTAAAAACTATTACACAAGAAACCAACAAAACAACCACttggaaaatatttcttgctaAGCTCCACTGCATTTGTTTTAATCGCCGAATACCCACATCACTGCAAACCACACAGCTTGTTACGAGCTGTCAGAACAAAATGCGGGTACCCGACATTATGGTATCAGATACCATTAGCATTAAAGAAATTATTTGACGCACACTATAATATAAACAATGTCAGTAAATCGGTCTTGCATAAATTATTTATTTCATAAGGTTAGCCACCTCATCGCCACTTTGTTAAATATAATTCATCCAAAGTGTTGGCAATCTGCTTTAAAATGTTCTTATCAATGCTCTGTTTGCCATCTACATACTAGCCGTGTCTTCTTcactttttagtttttttttcatcgacTGCGCAAGCTGATGTGCagtttttttatttcattattattatCCTGTGGAAGTTCCACTTGTATTCAGAGCGAGAATGTCAGTCGTTGTCCTGCCGCTCCCTGCTGTAAAGGGGCTGGGAACGTGGTCAAgcgttctcgctttttttctcACCTCGCCCATCCTAATGTATCGATGGAAATAAAAAATGCATTTCATCTGTGCTGCCACACGATGTCTCGTAAGCTAAGAGGCCTGAGGGATGCCCCGAGTTGTGCAGAACAGTGCGCAGTTGACGCAAAAAAGAAGAGGTTCTGGTATGATAAAGTTGTTAAGCAGTAAGAAGGAGCTTAAAAGCGAATACGTGCTCTTTAAGAAAGCCAGGTGCACTCAGATGCCAAAAAAGAGCCGCAGGTATGGCACTAGGAAATGAACTCGGTCGTTTTTAGAAGCAGACTTCCGGAATTCTTGGAGTTTCTTGCAGCTCACGAAGCTGACGAATTTTCATGCACGGGCGAGTGAGTGGCTACACTCACATAGCCTGCATGCATGCTGAGAGTTTCAGTTCGCTGTTCGCAGCCATCAAAAGAAATCAAAGAGATACTGTTAGTCGGTGTCATTGTGTCATATTCAAGAATGGCGCGTAACATATAGAAACGCATGCATGGCAGAATTTGTGCGGTTCATCAGTACAGCTTTCAAACAGGTCGCGAATGTGCCTTTCGAAATGgacctttcgaaatggttggccATCACAATATGCGTAACCTGCCAATAAAGTCAGCTTTCTGTGGCTTCCAGCGACTGGCCTTCCGTGACGCCAGAAACTAAATGTTGACTGTTACTCGTTATACCTCGTGCTTGTTGTAAAAGGCACAAACGATGCTAAGCGGCACACAAAAGCAGACGCTGGCACGAAATCCGTGGCTCACCATATCGCGTCACGCCCATGTGGCCTCAatcttgtggggtctcacacgtgctcgtgggagaaaggaacgacaacacagtagtgcaaaaaatcaaaaggacatttattgcacctttcataacactaatgcctgctagctagccgaattactacgccaaTGGGCGTGCGAGAAATCGAGCAAGTCAGACTCACCTCGAccagatagcgagcgaatatgttcgcccgcatggtagacaccaacgcctagtcgttcacctgtatggtcacgcgaacggtggcgcgttcgaacgattcGCGTTCGTTAATTCCGGTGTCGTGATCTTAGCCTTCTCGGGACGGTCCCACGCAGCGTGTCGGCGCAGGCGTGGTACGTCCGCTGAGCTCGCCGATCACAAGCCAAAGAGGAACAACCTGCTCCCTTTTCGCGCCCTAGTAACCCCACCACTAGGttgcgttagcagcgcaacactcgcgccatctgtCGCAATATGCCGCAAGCACACCGAGcgccgccgccgtaaagctacgcggcgaagccgaATTACCGGAGACGAGAGCCATGTGGGGAAAACAGCATCAGGGatgcgcgagagtcgcgcatccccacatgtACTGTGTTCATCTCGATTGCGATATGTTTGGAATGCAGCGTGGCCGGTTTGCTTGAGGTTAAGTAAAAAAATACCACTGGTATCCTCGTGAAATAACTACACCAGAGAGAGTGTGGGATCACCAGCTTtgttttaaagggcccctaatcCACCcaaaggtcgaaatttagttgagGTGTTGCAGTTGTTCAGGAGTCCCCAATGAACACGTAGCcgtgagaatttttcgaaatggtgccgtaatagcggagttacacgcgtttgatgatcgaaaaatggccctcactcgtttcgctctttccttcgctactcttcATGCCGGCTGgcctcccctcctcgccgagtgcttctcgaaacgtcacgtgacatacgtcatcgccaacgcgtttctcaaaacactgcctacttcggCTTAAGGCAcatccacgctagccatgctagcggcacatataccgacggcgaaccggcctccagtgccgtaaaacgtctgccgcgcgagaggtgtccaatgtagacggcagttcggccggcgccccgcccacCGCACGATCAAaaggccaatcgacgaccgcgaaaatgcgcgcctccgccacctgcaacgaaaacatcggctgcagttAGCTGCTgtgcacggctaccgacaggagacgaccggctcagctgtgctcgcatcgcagccgacggcgccgctagcgtatttttcttctttgtgtacaattattgcgaagactgataacaacgataagaaaatattgcggcttgtgagcgtcggtaattcatttcgaagcgccgtccgctttagctttgaagggaaccggaaaaggcctagcgacgatatcggcgccgtcgagcgatcaatggcagtgaggctgccgcacaaatgagtcccggtctcatcctctctacgtacggcaaggaaatctcgccgttcgcgagcaaaaccgctgtcgaacggcggcccgcgaatggcaaacggcgcgcggcgagttaccgtgccggtaacgtggacgtagactcagcgcttctcggctacccgctgttgctgcggtgccggtccgtgttatgcgaagcgtgcggGTGTAGatcctgtgttgcgcgcacgtctggaaaggccagcactgtcgcactctgttcgcgcagctaatcataccgctaagcacgactgtgttggaacgctgGCGATTTGggacttgcgttgcgggctgtcattaccgattcgcaagggtgcacaagcgagcaacacgacgaggaagagcagggagcgcgcgtacctgctagcagacaaaccggaagtcgtagggtcttgttcgaccaatggacatcgccatcgccgctgacatcaccagattcgcCCTGCTGACATcttgacgaccgctggggataccggaaaggccaagagaggaggacggcattttttttaacacgaaagtgttttatgccggggtccaccaagacttcactgacgtatttccgtcacggaaatacgtcagcttacaatgtacacgaacataatacaaagaaagaaaccagaagaaaaagttccacaaacatgcaaaatttggaaatcgaacccacgacctctcggtccgcgacgatagatcgccgagcgtttaacccattgcgccacaaacgcatttgcagagagctacacagacgcgccttatatatctaacactcctccgtgtacacgcgctcttgctcggggcggtgccgccgcctacgagcagaaaagagaagtactgcattatgacactaacgcgcaccgacagtgaacgcttcggtggtctcagcactacgacgcctcgatgccagcattcgaagggacgctggcatcaagaagcactaccaacgccacctaggtggcgttcaccgtactcagcacagcggagcgtggcctccgcaattagctctgaaaatgtttctgaagttgatcgcggaggctgcaattacgacgcgctgtacgcgctgatttgactcggtgacgattcagttacgtgctttgtcttgcgcgttgtattagtgtgtcagttacgtgcttcgtctttcgcgttgtgctagcgtgtgcagcgtagtgcagcttccatatgcacgacggttgctcatggtcatcgacgttggtagtcgtgatggaggagacgtgccaccaggcgtcagcgtgggtgcatcaacgcctaagggcgctttagccacaaaacaccaatagacattatatatcaatgtgcaataaacattaccctacttctgtgaagacacgtttcaatttcgtgttctataccgattcctatataagagggatcaaccacattttttttgtagcGTGCCCGTGGCGCGTaccgctgcagcgtttggcatcgttgatcgtgacggcaatttgaactcgatgcgcgtgttcacttgaaatgttcaaaaaatatctgaggtggtttaggggccctttaaaactGGTTTATAGCTGCGGCAGAAATATGGGTCATCGTTGCAATACATTATGAAGATAGCGAGTTCTTTAATTAGATATAGTTGAATTGGGATAGCGCTGCACGTATTTTGGTGGAACGCAAGCGACGTTCAAAAGCTTTCGATCATTTCCTGAAAAGCTGAGTACGTCACGTAGCAAATGGATGCAAATACCAAGATTTAACAGCGGTGAGTCGTCCGAGTGCTCTAAAAAGTTAATGCACTGACTGCAAAAGCGTATCGATAATGAGGATGCAATTATGTAAGTACATTTTAGAATAGCGAAAAGGTATGCACGGCCAGCACCAgtctgcactttttttttgttgaagtGAACAGACCAATGCGTATTCCATATTTTATTACATGACTGAGGCGCATATGAAACGTCCCTTAATAGGTGACtacagtaatatatatatatactacattAAAAGAAACTGAACGGTGCAGCGCCATAAGGAAAAGATGGCACATGCTATGGATGTGGCTGTGCGACCACAGGTCCGGGGTCCGATGCTGAGAGTTGGTGCAGCTCCATCACGGACGACGGCACCAGGCACCGGCTTGTCGCGCTCTGCATCAAGGGAACGGACACAGCACCTCTCTAGAGGGAAGAATTACCAGCCGAATGACAGCACCGGATGAAAAGCAAGAACATACGCGCACACGTGACACTGGTCGCTTTTGAGTGTAGCACAAACGTAAGACGCATAAATAAGAACATGAAGACGAATGCTGCTATGTAGCATGCACAATTAGAGAAAGACGTCTGGCGCTGCGATTTTCCCCTGCTACTACAAGACATTCATGGACGGCTTAACGTGTTCGATAGACGACTAACTCCCTTCGATAGGGCCCTGCTTGGGTTATTC contains the following coding sequences:
- the LOC119445749 gene encoding elastin-like isoform X2, which codes for MRYTPNMLSWTIKSGKGALLSALFLLMCGGIPGNGGTSGIPGIGGSVPGLGSIGSGGAGSVPGSGGSASGSGIPSGGAGSVQGLGSVPGLGSIGSGGAGPGAIQPGVGSGGPGSPTGGLPGGGAGGGVPGVGIPSGSGTGVGSDGSGTTDAHQVKVVLTVKGDDSNSGVSG
- the LOC119445749 gene encoding elastin-like isoform X1; translated protein: MRYTPNMLSWTIKSGKGALLSALFLLMCGSGGSTTESGSLLGSSGSDTGSANNSKISVEVVLGAGGIPGNGGTSGIPGIGGSVPGLGSIGSGGAGSVPGSGGSASGSGIPSGGAGSVQGLGSVPGLGSIGSGGAGPGAIQPGVGSGGPGSPTGGLPGGGAGGGVPGVGIPSGSGTGVGSDGSGTTDAHQVKVVLTVKGDDSNSGVSG